A region from the Camelina sativa cultivar DH55 unplaced genomic scaffold, Cs unpScaffold08616, whole genome shotgun sequence genome encodes:
- the LOC109131936 gene encoding peroxidase 65-like: MANQTVRDIHGMFKKNGFSIREMVALSGAHTIGFSHCKEFSDRLYGSRADKEINPRFAAALKDLCKNHTVDDTIAAFNDVMTPGKFDNMYFKNLKRGLGLLASDHILIKDNST, encoded by the coding sequence ATGGCAAACCAGACGGTTCGTGACATCCACGGGATGTTCAAGAAAAACGGATTTAGTATTCGCGAGATGGTAGCGTTAAGCGGTGCTCACACCATCGGATTCTCTCACTGCAAAGAGTTCTCCGACAGGCTCTACGGATCACGAGCTGATAAAGAAATCAACCCGCGATTTGCAGCCGCTCTCAAAGATCTCTGCAAAAACCACACCGTGGATGACACAATCGCGGCGTTTAACGACGTGATGACTCCGGGAAAATTCGACAACATGTACTTCAAGAACCTAAAGCGAGGGCTAGGGCTTTTAGCTTCCGACCACATCCTTATTAAAGACAATAGCACGAA